One part of the Bradyrhizobium sp. CB1650 genome encodes these proteins:
- a CDS encoding acetyl/propionyl/methylcrotonyl-CoA carboxylase subunit alpha, producing the protein MDRSNLYRRFRTLLIANRGEIACRVIRTARAMGLRTVAVYSEADRDAMHVALADEAVLLGPARARDSYLNVERLIEAARKTGAEGVHPGYGFLSENAEFARACLDAGLVFVGPTAGMMTAMGSKSGSKALMEKAGVPLVPGYHGAAQDEATLAKAAEKIGFPVLVKASAGGGGRGMRIVRSSAELGPAIVSAKREAKAAFGDDTMLIEKYVDNPRHIEVQVIGDRHGNLLSLFERECTLQRRHQKVIEEAPSPTLNASQRETVCAAARKAAGAVNYVGAGTIEFVSDGKDVFFIEMNTRLQVEHPVTELITGIDLVEWQLRVAFGEELPLKQDEIRLNGHAIEARVYAENPTKNFMPSVGRISTWRLPAETGGLRIDAGYREGDGVSPYYDAMLAKMIAWAPTRDVAIERLNRGLEDCDVRGVVTNIPFLSALMTHPKVRANAIDTGFIERELAVLTPAATAPGELELCAAVAAIVNDERQAAQAAASSPWQTFGWMPVGRRQRSFAFRVGHRPEQKIALNYGSGPSTLVIGERELAFAISSRDGGFDLTLDGVKSQVAAVIDGHELYLRTRNGRFDLHWVDPFGGESEEHVGEDKIAAPLPGTVVAVLAEEGAKLEKGAPILTLEVMKMEQTLRAPFAGVLKAIKCKVGDIVQEGVELAVVEPSGEQE; encoded by the coding sequence ATGGACCGCTCAAACCTCTACCGGCGCTTTCGCACGCTCTTGATTGCCAATCGCGGCGAGATCGCCTGCCGCGTCATCCGCACCGCCCGCGCCATGGGCTTGCGAACCGTCGCCGTCTATTCCGAGGCCGACCGCGACGCGATGCATGTCGCGCTCGCCGACGAGGCCGTGCTGCTCGGGCCCGCACGGGCGCGCGATAGCTATCTGAACGTCGAGCGTTTGATCGAAGCCGCGCGAAAAACCGGCGCGGAAGGCGTGCATCCCGGCTACGGCTTCCTGTCGGAGAATGCCGAGTTCGCGCGGGCCTGCCTGGACGCCGGATTGGTCTTTGTCGGTCCGACTGCCGGGATGATGACCGCGATGGGCTCGAAGTCAGGTTCCAAGGCGCTGATGGAGAAGGCCGGCGTGCCCCTGGTGCCTGGCTACCACGGTGCGGCCCAGGACGAGGCGACGCTGGCGAAGGCGGCCGAGAAGATCGGCTTCCCCGTCCTGGTCAAGGCTTCGGCGGGCGGCGGCGGTCGCGGCATGCGTATCGTGCGTTCGTCGGCCGAACTCGGCCCCGCGATCGTCAGCGCCAAGCGCGAGGCCAAGGCTGCGTTCGGCGATGACACCATGCTGATCGAGAAATATGTCGACAATCCCCGGCACATCGAGGTGCAGGTGATCGGCGACAGGCACGGCAATCTGCTCTCGCTATTCGAGCGTGAATGCACGCTGCAGCGCCGACACCAGAAGGTGATCGAGGAGGCGCCATCGCCGACGCTCAACGCCAGCCAGCGCGAAACCGTCTGTGCCGCCGCGCGCAAGGCGGCCGGCGCGGTGAACTATGTCGGCGCCGGCACCATCGAATTCGTCTCCGACGGCAAGGACGTGTTCTTCATCGAGATGAACACCCGTCTCCAGGTCGAGCATCCCGTGACGGAATTGATCACCGGGATCGACCTCGTCGAGTGGCAGTTGCGCGTCGCCTTCGGCGAGGAACTGCCGCTGAAGCAGGACGAGATCCGCCTCAACGGCCACGCCATCGAGGCGCGGGTCTACGCCGAAAACCCGACCAAGAACTTCATGCCGTCGGTCGGTAGGATCTCGACCTGGCGTCTGCCCGCGGAAACCGGGGGCTTGCGCATCGACGCCGGCTATCGCGAGGGCGATGGCGTCTCTCCCTACTATGACGCGATGCTGGCCAAGATGATCGCGTGGGCGCCGACGCGCGATGTCGCGATCGAGCGGCTGAACCGCGGGCTCGAGGACTGCGACGTCCGCGGCGTCGTCACCAACATCCCTTTCCTGTCGGCACTGATGACGCATCCGAAGGTGCGGGCGAACGCGATCGACACCGGCTTCATCGAGCGCGAGCTGGCAGTCTTGACGCCGGCGGCCACCGCGCCCGGCGAGCTCGAGCTCTGCGCCGCGGTGGCCGCGATCGTCAATGACGAGCGCCAGGCCGCGCAGGCGGCTGCGAGTTCGCCCTGGCAGACCTTTGGCTGGATGCCGGTCGGACGCCGTCAACGCAGCTTCGCCTTCCGCGTCGGCCATAGGCCTGAGCAGAAGATCGCGCTGAACTATGGCAGTGGGCCTTCGACGCTGGTGATTGGCGAGCGCGAGCTGGCTTTCGCGATCTCATCGCGGGATGGCGGCTTCGATCTGACGCTCGATGGCGTCAAGTCGCAGGTGGCGGCCGTGATCGACGGCCATGAGCTATACTTGCGCACCCGCAACGGCCGCTTCGACCTGCACTGGGTCGATCCGTTCGGCGGCGAGAGCGAGGAGCATGTCGGCGAGGACAAGATCGCGGCGCCCTTGCCGGGCACGGTCGTCGCCGTGCTCGCGGAAGAGGGGGCGAAGCTCGAGAAGGGCGCGCCGATCCTCACCCTGGAAGTGATGAAGATGGAGCAGACTCTGCGTGCGCCATTTGCGGGCGTTCTGAAAGCCATCAAGTGCAAGGTCGGCGACATCGTGCAGGAAGGCGTCGAGCTGGCCGTGGTCGAACCATCGGGCGAGCAAGAATGA
- a CDS encoding carboxyl transferase domain-containing protein, which yields MPLHSSIDPSSSDFARNAEAMRALVADLREKLSQVAGGGGETSRNRHTARGKMLARQRVDLLVDPGTSFLELSPLAAYGLYGGDVHSASIVTGVGRISGRECVIVANDATIKGGTYYPMTVKKHLRAQDIARQNNLPCVYMVDSGGAFLPLQDEIFPDERHFGRIFYNQAQMSSQGIPQIAIVMGSCTAGGAYVPAMSDESIIVRNQGTIFLGGPPLVKAATGEVVSAEELGGADVHSRQSGVTDHYAQNDAHAIGIARRIVGTLKPQARSNLNMHAPREPLFPAEEIYGVVPVDGRKPFDVRDIIARIVDGSEFDEFKKLYGTTLICGFAHIWGFPVGIIANNGILFSESSLKGAHFIELCCQRGIPLVFLQNITGFMVGKKYEAGGIARDGAKLVTAVATASVPKFTVVIGGSYGAGNYGMCGRAYGPRFLWMWPNARISVMGGEQASMVLSQVRRDNIEAKGDSWSKEEEEKFRSPIRAQYESQGHPYYATARLWDDGVIDPADTRLILGLGLSAASNAPIEPTKFGLFRM from the coding sequence ATGCCGCTCCATTCCAGCATTGATCCATCGTCCTCCGATTTCGCCCGCAACGCCGAAGCCATGCGTGCCCTTGTCGCCGATTTGCGCGAGAAGCTGAGCCAGGTGGCCGGCGGCGGCGGCGAGACCTCGCGCAACCGCCACACCGCGCGCGGCAAGATGCTGGCGCGTCAGCGTGTCGACCTGCTGGTCGACCCCGGCACCTCATTCCTGGAGCTGTCGCCGCTTGCCGCCTACGGCCTCTATGGTGGCGACGTGCATTCGGCGAGCATCGTGACGGGGGTCGGGCGCATCTCGGGCCGCGAATGTGTGATCGTCGCCAACGATGCCACCATCAAGGGCGGCACCTATTACCCGATGACGGTGAAGAAGCATCTGCGCGCGCAGGACATCGCGCGGCAGAACAATCTGCCTTGCGTCTACATGGTCGATTCCGGCGGCGCTTTCCTGCCGCTCCAGGACGAGATCTTCCCGGACGAGCGGCACTTTGGCCGCATCTTCTACAACCAGGCCCAGATGTCTTCGCAAGGCATCCCGCAGATCGCGATCGTGATGGGCTCCTGCACCGCCGGCGGCGCCTACGTGCCGGCGATGTCGGACGAAAGCATCATCGTACGCAACCAGGGCACCATCTTCCTCGGCGGCCCGCCGCTGGTGAAGGCCGCGACCGGCGAGGTGGTGAGCGCAGAGGAACTCGGTGGCGCCGACGTGCATTCGCGCCAGTCCGGTGTGACCGACCACTATGCGCAGAACGATGCACACGCAATCGGCATCGCCAGGCGCATCGTCGGCACGTTGAAGCCACAGGCGCGGTCGAACCTCAACATGCATGCGCCGCGTGAGCCGCTGTTTCCGGCGGAGGAGATCTACGGCGTCGTGCCGGTCGACGGCAGAAAGCCGTTCGACGTGCGCGACATCATCGCCCGCATTGTCGACGGCTCCGAGTTCGACGAGTTCAAGAAACTCTACGGCACGACGCTGATCTGCGGCTTCGCCCATATCTGGGGCTTTCCGGTCGGCATCATTGCCAACAACGGCATCCTGTTCAGCGAGAGCTCGCTCAAGGGCGCGCATTTCATCGAGCTGTGCTGCCAGCGCGGCATTCCGTTGGTGTTCCTGCAGAACATCACCGGCTTCATGGTAGGCAAGAAATACGAGGCCGGCGGCATCGCGCGCGACGGTGCGAAACTGGTGACGGCGGTCGCGACCGCCTCGGTGCCGAAATTCACCGTCGTGATCGGCGGCTCCTATGGCGCCGGCAATTACGGCATGTGCGGCCGCGCCTACGGCCCGCGATTCCTTTGGATGTGGCCGAACGCGCGCATTTCCGTGATGGGCGGCGAGCAGGCCTCCATGGTGCTGAGCCAGGTCCGGCGCGACAACATCGAGGCCAAGGGCGATAGCTGGTCGAAGGAAGAGGAAGAGAAATTCCGCAGCCCCATCCGCGCGCAATATGAGAGCCAGGGCCATCCCTATTACGCCACCGCGCGGCTGTGGGACGACGGCGTGATCGACCCGGCCGACACACGGCTCATACTCGGCCTCGGCCTCTCGGCGGCGTCGAATGCGCCGATCGAACCGACGAAATTCGGGTTGTTCAGGATGTGA
- a CDS encoding isovaleryl-CoA dehydrogenase: MNIPSIDFDMGEEIAMLRDTVRAFVEAEVAPRAAAIDKANLFPADLWKRLGDLGLLGMTAPEQYGGSNMGYLAHIVAMEEISRGSAAVGLSYGAHSNLCVNQIRRNGNEAQRQRYLPKLISGEYVGALAMSEPGAGSDVVSMKLRADKRGDRYVLNGSKMWITNGGDADVLVVYAKTDPEAGPRGMTAFLIEKGFKGFSHGQHLDKLGMRGSNTYPLFFDECEVPEENVLGGVGEGVKVLMSGLDYERAVLSGGPLGIMAACMDAVVPYMHERKQFGQPIGDFQLMQGKLADMYSTWQATRAYVYAVGRACDRANHARTLRKDAAAAILYSAEKATWMAGEAIQALGGVGYTSEFPTGRLWRDAKLYEIGAGTSEVRRMLIGRELMAETA, encoded by the coding sequence TTGAATATCCCGAGCATCGATTTCGATATGGGTGAAGAGATCGCCATGCTGCGCGACACCGTTCGCGCGTTCGTGGAGGCGGAGGTCGCGCCGCGCGCCGCCGCGATCGATAAGGCCAATCTGTTCCCGGCGGACCTCTGGAAGCGCTTGGGCGACCTCGGGCTGCTCGGCATGACGGCGCCCGAGCAATATGGCGGCTCCAATATGGGCTATCTCGCCCACATCGTCGCCATGGAGGAGATTTCACGCGGCTCGGCCGCGGTGGGGCTGTCCTACGGCGCCCATTCCAACCTCTGCGTCAACCAGATCCGCCGCAATGGCAACGAGGCGCAGCGGCAGCGCTATCTGCCGAAGCTGATCTCCGGCGAATATGTCGGCGCGCTCGCGATGTCCGAGCCCGGCGCAGGCTCCGACGTCGTCTCCATGAAGCTGCGCGCCGACAAGCGTGGCGACCGCTACGTGCTCAACGGCTCGAAGATGTGGATCACCAATGGCGGTGATGCCGACGTGCTCGTCGTCTACGCCAAGACCGATCCTGAGGCGGGGCCGCGCGGGATGACCGCGTTTCTGATCGAGAAGGGCTTCAAAGGCTTCAGCCACGGCCAGCATCTCGACAAGCTCGGCATGCGCGGCTCCAACACCTATCCGCTGTTCTTCGACGAGTGCGAGGTGCCGGAGGAGAACGTGCTCGGCGGCGTCGGCGAGGGCGTCAAGGTGCTGATGTCCGGCCTCGACTACGAGCGTGCGGTGCTGTCCGGCGGCCCGCTCGGCATCATGGCGGCCTGCATGGACGCGGTCGTACCCTACATGCACGAACGCAAGCAGTTCGGTCAGCCGATCGGCGACTTCCAGCTCATGCAGGGCAAGCTCGCCGACATGTATTCGACCTGGCAGGCCACGCGTGCCTATGTCTACGCCGTGGGGCGCGCCTGCGACCGCGCCAACCATGCGCGCACACTGCGCAAGGACGCGGCCGCCGCGATCCTCTATTCCGCCGAGAAGGCGACGTGGATGGCGGGTGAGGCGATCCAGGCGCTCGGCGGCGTCGGCTACACCAGCGAGTTTCCCACCGGACGCCTGTGGCGCGATGCCAAGCTCTACGAGATCGGCGCCGGCACCTCCGAGGTCCGCCGCATGTTGATCGGCCGCGAGCTGATGGCGGAGACGGCTTAA
- a CDS encoding AraC family transcriptional regulator → MPFQAATATPRRAMTPAAFVRGVVAAYDRYGRDPAGALGKGQVTADLVKSTDGRITAAQFEALAGHAMRELDDEALGWFSRRLPWGTYGMLCRASITAPNLEVALKRWCRHHRLLTEDVLFELAIGDETAVVSIRELRDLGACREFCLVTLLRYVLGFSCWAVDSAIALREAEFPFPEPAHVSVYPTIFCKTVGFGADRAGIVFDKHYLSLPLTRNAADLDTMLKGALRLTVLPYRRDRLLVERVRRVLRGARGRILGAEDVASELALSARTMHRRLREEATSLRDLKEEAKLELAKQELVRGRVPIKRIAELAGFRNEKSFSRAFRTWTGASPREFRGKYR, encoded by the coding sequence ATGCCCTTTCAAGCCGCGACTGCGACGCCCCGCCGCGCCATGACGCCCGCCGCCTTCGTCCGTGGCGTGGTCGCCGCTTACGATCGCTATGGACGCGACCCGGCTGGGGCCCTCGGCAAGGGCCAGGTAACGGCAGACCTTGTCAAATCGACGGATGGAAGGATCACAGCCGCTCAGTTCGAGGCGCTGGCGGGCCACGCCATGCGCGAGCTCGACGACGAAGCACTCGGCTGGTTCTCGCGCCGGCTGCCCTGGGGCACCTACGGCATGCTGTGCCGCGCCTCAATCACCGCGCCCAATCTCGAGGTGGCGCTGAAGCGCTGGTGCCGACATCACCGGCTGCTGACCGAGGACGTACTGTTCGAGCTCGCGATCGGCGACGAGACCGCCGTCGTCTCCATCCGGGAGCTGCGCGACCTCGGCGCCTGCCGCGAGTTCTGCCTCGTCACGCTGCTGCGCTATGTGCTCGGCTTTTCCTGCTGGGCGGTCGATTCCGCGATCGCGCTGCGCGAAGCGGAATTTCCCTTTCCCGAGCCGGCCCACGTCTCGGTCTATCCGACCATCTTCTGCAAGACCGTCGGCTTCGGCGCGGACCGCGCCGGCATCGTCTTCGACAAGCACTATCTGTCGCTGCCGCTCACCCGCAACGCCGCCGACCTCGACACCATGCTGAAGGGCGCGCTGCGGCTGACCGTGCTGCCCTATCGGCGCGACCGGCTCCTGGTCGAGCGCGTCCGCCGCGTGCTGCGTGGCGCGCGCGGCCGCATCCTTGGCGCCGAAGACGTTGCGAGCGAACTTGCGCTCTCCGCCCGCACCATGCACCGCCGCCTGCGCGAGGAAGCGACCTCGCTGCGCGATTTGAAGGAAGAGGCGAAACTCGAGCTCGCCAAGCAGGAGCTGGTGCGCGGCCGCGTGCCGATCAAGCGGATCGCCGAGCTCGCCGGCTTCCGCAACGAAAAGAGCTTTTCCCGCGCCTTCCGTACCTGGACCGGCGCCTCGCCACGCGAGTTTCGCGGCAAATATCGTTAG
- a CDS encoding DUF3551 domain-containing protein translates to MTSSSKTLVASAATLFASAFLMITAPAAHAEDYCITNGAQAAHGCGYPTMEACRSAAAGIGGSCSQSGAKNTDNSFAYQPKQPQSRTKLRSGAQTNSN, encoded by the coding sequence ATGACCTCGAGCTCGAAGACGTTGGTCGCCTCTGCGGCGACGCTGTTTGCGTCAGCGTTTCTCATGATCACCGCGCCCGCCGCCCATGCAGAGGACTACTGCATCACGAACGGCGCCCAGGCCGCTCACGGCTGCGGCTATCCGACGATGGAAGCCTGCCGGTCTGCGGCCGCCGGCATCGGCGGATCGTGTTCGCAGAGCGGCGCGAAGAACACGGACAACTCCTTCGCCTATCAGCCGAAGCAGCCGCAGTCGCGCACCAAGCTTCGGTCCGGCGCCCAGACCAACTCGAACTAG
- a CDS encoding Lrp/AsnC family transcriptional regulator has translation MAGHHQLDGVDLKILSELQQDGRVRNNELALRVGVSAPNCLRRLKALFGRGVIRAVRAVIDERLLGYEVVSFVAIQLGSQAQPVLEAFESSITAIPRIQQCWRISGDTDYLLKCVAPSVESMRQQLLHFAAMPNVKNVRSFPVLGVAKDVPLPVQEVAQVASAG, from the coding sequence ATGGCGGGGCATCACCAGCTCGACGGCGTCGATCTGAAGATCTTATCCGAGCTGCAGCAGGACGGGCGTGTGCGCAACAACGAGCTCGCGCTTCGCGTCGGCGTGTCCGCGCCCAACTGCCTGCGGCGGCTGAAAGCCCTGTTCGGCCGCGGCGTCATCCGGGCGGTCCGCGCCGTCATCGACGAGCGGCTGCTCGGCTACGAGGTGGTGTCGTTCGTCGCGATCCAGCTCGGCAGCCAGGCCCAGCCGGTGCTGGAGGCCTTCGAGAGCTCGATCACCGCGATCCCGCGCATCCAGCAGTGCTGGCGGATCTCCGGCGACACCGACTATCTCCTGAAATGCGTCGCGCCGAGCGTCGAGAGCATGCGCCAGCAGCTCCTGCATTTCGCGGCGATGCCGAACGTGAAGAACGTTCGCAGCTTCCCGGTGCTGGGAGTGGCGAAGGACGTGCCATTGCCGGTGCAGGAGGTCGCGCAAGTCGCGTCGGCCGGTTAG
- a CDS encoding ETC complex I subunit: MTARIFKPAKNAMQSGKSKTREWQLDYEPELPRAVEPLMGWTSSADMKQQITLRFLTKEEAVAYCERKGIAYQVIEPKEPQRRPAAYADNFSFRRGEPWTH; this comes from the coding sequence ATGACCGCACGCATTTTTAAGCCCGCCAAAAACGCGATGCAATCGGGCAAGTCCAAGACCCGGGAATGGCAGCTCGACTACGAGCCGGAGCTGCCGCGGGCGGTCGAACCGCTGATGGGCTGGACGTCGTCGGCGGACATGAAGCAGCAGATCACGCTGCGCTTCCTCACCAAAGAGGAGGCGGTCGCCTATTGCGAGCGCAAGGGCATCGCCTACCAGGTGATCGAGCCCAAGGAGCCCCAGCGCCGGCCGGCCGCCTACGCCGACAACTTCTCCTTCCGCCGCGGCGAGCCTTGGACGCACTGA
- a CDS encoding OpgC domain-containing protein → MAFLNISATLPEKGRDLRLDLFRGVANWAIFLDHIPDNVVNWITTRNYGFSDAADLFVFISGYTASFVYARMMLERGFIVGATRLTKRVWQLYVAHIILFVIYIASISYLALRFGDSEMINEFNVAGLVDNATETLRQGLFLRFKPLNLDVLPLYIVLMGLFPPVLWFMLRKPDLTMALSIALWLAARHFGWNLNAYPAGQWYFNPYCWQVLFVFGAWCAMGGARRSMTLINSKVTLWLCLAYLLFALIMTMAGRFPSFGAMFPEWLFSAFNPNDKTNLAPYRFIHFAVIVILVIRFVPKDWPGLEWKVFDPLIVCGQQSLAVFCVGVFLSFVGHFELSMSSGSLFAQIFVSIAGIAIMTTVAYYISWSKRQDKPLKPPSPKPTAAKAG, encoded by the coding sequence ATGGCCTTCCTGAACATCAGTGCAACGCTCCCCGAAAAGGGACGCGACCTGCGGCTCGACCTGTTTCGCGGGGTCGCGAACTGGGCGATCTTCCTCGACCACATCCCCGACAACGTCGTGAACTGGATCACGACGCGCAACTACGGCTTCAGCGACGCCGCCGACCTGTTCGTCTTCATCTCCGGATACACCGCCTCCTTCGTCTATGCGCGTATGATGCTGGAGCGCGGCTTCATCGTCGGCGCCACCCGTCTGACCAAGCGCGTCTGGCAGCTCTACGTCGCCCACATCATCCTGTTCGTGATCTACATCGCCTCGATCAGCTATCTGGCGCTGCGCTTCGGCGACTCGGAGATGATCAACGAGTTCAACGTGGCCGGCCTCGTCGACAACGCCACCGAGACCCTGCGGCAGGGCCTGTTCCTGCGCTTCAAACCGCTCAATCTCGATGTGCTGCCGCTCTACATCGTGCTGATGGGCCTGTTCCCCCCCGTGCTCTGGTTCATGCTGCGCAAGCCCGACTTGACGATGGCGCTGTCCATCGCGCTGTGGCTGGCTGCGCGTCATTTCGGCTGGAATCTGAACGCCTATCCGGCCGGCCAGTGGTACTTCAACCCCTATTGCTGGCAAGTCCTGTTCGTGTTCGGCGCCTGGTGCGCGATGGGCGGCGCGCGGCGCTCGATGACCCTGATCAATTCGAAAGTCACGCTCTGGCTCTGCCTCGCCTATCTCCTGTTCGCGCTGATCATGACCATGGCCGGCCGCTTCCCGAGCTTCGGCGCCATGTTCCCGGAATGGCTGTTCTCGGCGTTCAATCCGAACGACAAGACCAATCTCGCTCCCTACCGCTTCATCCATTTCGCCGTGATCGTGATCCTGGTGATCCGCTTCGTGCCGAAGGACTGGCCGGGCCTGGAATGGAAAGTGTTCGATCCCTTGATCGTGTGCGGCCAGCAGTCGCTCGCCGTATTCTGCGTCGGCGTGTTCCTGTCGTTCGTCGGCCACTTCGAGCTGTCGATGAGCTCGGGCTCGCTGTTCGCGCAGATCTTCGTCAGCATCGCCGGCATCGCGATCATGACGACGGTCGCGTACTACATTTCCTGGTCGAAGCGGCAGGACAAGCCGCTGAAGCCGCCCTCACCCAAACCGACGGCGGCAAAGGCCGGCTGA
- a CDS encoding DUF192 domain-containing protein, translating into MSFDRKAVWSRARGWLAAVLLVTGFALANAPVRAASFQPLEIVTRSGVQVFSVEMATTEEEKQTGLMYRKELADGKGMLFDFNPEQEVSMWMKNTYISLDMIFIRADGRILRIAENTEPLSTKIISSQGLARGVLEVPAGTAQKYGIRPGDRVAHPLFGSK; encoded by the coding sequence ATGAGTTTTGATCGAAAGGCCGTCTGGTCCCGTGCGCGGGGCTGGCTTGCCGCAGTTCTCCTTGTCACGGGTTTTGCGCTTGCGAACGCGCCCGTTCGCGCCGCCAGCTTCCAGCCGCTCGAGATCGTCACCAGGAGCGGCGTTCAAGTGTTCTCGGTGGAGATGGCGACCACCGAGGAGGAGAAGCAGACCGGCCTGATGTACCGCAAGGAACTCGCCGACGGCAAAGGCATGCTGTTCGACTTCAACCCCGAGCAGGAAGTGTCGATGTGGATGAAGAACACCTACATCTCGCTCGACATGATCTTCATCCGCGCCGACGGCCGTATCTTGAGGATTGCGGAAAATACCGAGCCGCTCTCGACGAAGATCATCTCGTCCCAGGGGCTAGCGAGGGGCGTTCTGGAGGTGCCGGCAGGCACGGCACAGAAGTACGGTATCCGGCCCGGCGACCGCGTCGCCCACCCGCTGTTCGGCAGCAAATAG
- a CDS encoding cold-shock protein, which translates to MGSSDGFESKKVGVPAPGGASSGRLAPGEGGGGGRDAALNPFTGLGEASANLVEVTGVIKWFDASKGYGFVVPDNGWPDVLLHVTVLRRDGFQTAYEGARVVVECIQRAKGYQAFRVVSMDESTAIHPAQMLPPRTHVTVTPTSGLERAQVKWFNRLRGFGFLTCGEGTPDIFVHMETLRRFGMTELRPGQYVLVRYGPGSKGMMAAEIHPETGSPGLSSH; encoded by the coding sequence ATGGGGTCGTCGGACGGATTTGAGTCCAAGAAGGTTGGAGTTCCTGCGCCGGGCGGCGCATCGTCGGGCCGGCTCGCGCCAGGCGAGGGTGGCGGCGGCGGTCGCGATGCAGCGCTCAACCCCTTCACCGGACTTGGCGAAGCCAGTGCCAATCTCGTCGAGGTTACCGGCGTCATCAAGTGGTTCGACGCTTCGAAGGGCTACGGTTTCGTCGTTCCGGACAACGGTTGGCCGGATGTGCTGCTGCACGTGACCGTGCTCAGGCGCGACGGCTTCCAGACGGCTTACGAAGGCGCACGCGTCGTCGTCGAGTGCATCCAGCGCGCCAAGGGCTATCAGGCGTTCCGGGTGGTCTCGATGGACGAATCGACCGCGATCCACCCGGCGCAGATGCTGCCGCCCCGCACCCACGTGACGGTCACGCCGACCAGCGGGCTGGAGCGCGCCCAGGTCAAGTGGTTCAACCGGCTTCGCGGTTTCGGCTTCCTGACTTGCGGGGAGGGAACCCCCGATATCTTCGTGCACATGGAGACGCTGCGTCGTTTCGGGATGACCGAATTGCGGCCCGGCCAGTATGTCCTGGTCCGCTATGGGCCGGGCTCCAAGGGCATGATGGCGGCCGAGATCCATCCGGAGACGGGGTCGCCGGGCTTGTCTTCCCACTAG
- a CDS encoding NAD-dependent protein deacetylase, whose translation MIASDLRSGIERLGDMIAAAKTIVPFTGAGISTECGIPDFRSPGGLWTRNRPIPFDEFVASQDARDESWRRRFAMEATFAAAKPGRGHRALASLYRAGKVPAIITQNIDNLHQASGFAADHVIELHGNTTYACCIGCGQIYQLDWVRERFEANGAAPDCTVCDEPVKTATVSFGQAMPEDAMQRATELSQACDLFIAIGSSLVVWPAAGFPMMAKNCGARLVIINREPTDQDDIADLVIHHDIGESLGPFVGN comes from the coding sequence ATGATTGCATCGGATCTTCGCAGCGGCATAGAACGGCTAGGCGACATGATCGCCGCAGCCAAGACCATTGTCCCATTCACGGGTGCAGGCATCTCGACCGAATGCGGCATCCCCGACTTCCGCTCGCCCGGCGGCTTGTGGACCCGCAACCGCCCGATCCCGTTCGATGAATTCGTCGCGAGCCAGGACGCGCGCGACGAATCCTGGCGCCGCCGCTTCGCCATGGAGGCGACTTTTGCCGCAGCGAAGCCTGGACGCGGCCACAGGGCGCTCGCCTCGCTGTACCGCGCCGGCAAGGTTCCCGCGATCATTACCCAGAACATCGACAATCTGCACCAGGCTTCGGGATTCGCCGCCGACCACGTGATTGAACTTCATGGCAACACTACTTACGCGTGTTGCATCGGATGCGGGCAGATCTATCAGCTCGATTGGGTGAGGGAACGCTTCGAAGCGAATGGGGCCGCACCCGACTGCACCGTGTGCGATGAGCCGGTGAAGACCGCGACCGTCTCGTTCGGTCAGGCGATGCCGGAGGATGCAATGCAGCGTGCAACCGAGCTGTCACAGGCCTGCGACCTCTTCATCGCAATCGGTTCCTCGCTGGTGGTGTGGCCGGCCGCAGGCTTTCCGATGATGGCGAAGAATTGCGGCGCGCGTTTAGTGATCATCAATCGCGAGCCGACCGATCAGGACGACATCGCCGATCTCGTGATCCACCACGACATCGGCGAATCGCTCGGGCCGTTCGTCGGCAATTGA
- a CDS encoding GrlR family regulatory protein, which yields MKNGLYSIHIHMLDGVKGRDSGILVLRDGVLLGGGPYFWSRGSYTVGNGTWKGELATNQHSPFPDPFIRPLFGGEEATSGFSGTFSDDGAEVFGTVLVAGHRSMSFRATLKRLADI from the coding sequence ATGAAGAACGGCCTCTACTCGATCCACATCCACATGCTCGACGGCGTGAAGGGCCGCGACAGCGGGATACTGGTCTTGCGGGATGGTGTGCTGCTCGGCGGCGGGCCGTATTTCTGGTCGCGTGGGTCCTACACGGTCGGCAACGGCACCTGGAAGGGTGAACTCGCGACCAACCAGCATTCACCGTTTCCGGACCCCTTCATCCGGCCGCTGTTCGGCGGAGAGGAGGCCACGAGCGGCTTTTCCGGGACTTTCAGCGATGACGGGGCCGAGGTGTTCGGCACCGTGCTGGTCGCGGGCCATCGCAGCATGAGCTTCCGCGCGACCCTCAAGCGGCTCGCGGACATCTGA